Proteins from one Devosia chinhatensis genomic window:
- a CDS encoding sulfate ABC transporter substrate-binding protein produces MKRTARIFAYTALAASLAMGFALTAHGQDKTLINVSYDPTRELYREFNEAFVRHWQETKGESVAIQVTHGGSGSQARTVIDGLEADVVTLALESDINAISDANPNLIPENWRTLLPNNSAPYTSTIVFLVRKGNPKAIADWGDLIDEGVEVITPNPKTSGGARWNLLAGWAWAKAQDGGSDDTARDYITELYKHVPVLDTGARGSTTTFVQRGIGDVLLAWENEAYLALEELGPDAFDIVTPSVSILAEPPVALVPGNAERKGNSEVAQAYLDYLYSDEGQAIAAKHYYRPSNPDAAAPEDIARFGEVNLVTIEDFGGWREAQPAFFGDGGIFDQIYSGPTQ; encoded by the coding sequence ATGAAACGGACAGCCAGGATTTTCGCCTATACCGCCCTCGCCGCATCCTTGGCCATGGGCTTTGCCCTGACGGCGCATGGCCAGGACAAGACGCTGATCAACGTCTCCTATGACCCGACGCGCGAGCTCTACCGCGAGTTCAACGAGGCCTTTGTCCGCCATTGGCAAGAGACCAAGGGCGAAAGCGTCGCCATCCAGGTGACCCATGGCGGCTCCGGCTCCCAGGCTCGCACCGTGATCGACGGGCTCGAAGCCGACGTCGTGACCCTGGCGCTCGAAAGCGACATCAATGCCATTTCCGATGCCAATCCGAACCTGATCCCGGAAAACTGGCGCACGCTCCTGCCCAATAACAGCGCGCCTTACACCTCGACCATCGTCTTCCTCGTCCGCAAGGGCAATCCCAAGGCCATTGCCGACTGGGGCGACCTGATCGACGAGGGCGTCGAAGTCATCACCCCCAATCCCAAGACCTCGGGCGGCGCGCGCTGGAACCTGCTCGCAGGCTGGGCCTGGGCCAAGGCGCAGGATGGCGGCAGCGATGACACGGCGCGGGACTATATCACCGAGCTCTATAAGCACGTCCCCGTCCTTGATACCGGCGCCCGTGGCTCCACCACCACCTTCGTGCAGCGCGGCATTGGCGACGTGCTGCTCGCCTGGGAAAACGAGGCCTATCTGGCGCTTGAGGAACTCGGCCCCGACGCCTTCGACATCGTGACGCCTTCGGTCTCGATCCTGGCCGAACCTCCAGTGGCCCTGGTCCCCGGCAATGCCGAGCGCAAGGGCAATAGCGAAGTCGCCCAGGCCTATCTCGACTATCTCTATTCCGATGAGGGCCAGGCGATAGCCGCCAAGCATTACTACCGCCCGTCCAATCCGGACGCCGCGGCCCCCGAGGACATTGCCCGCTTCGGCGAGGTGAACCTCGTCACCATCGAGGATTTCGGTGGCTGGCGCGAAGCCCAGCCCGCCTTCTTCGGCGACGGCGGGATCTTCGACCAGATCTATTCCGGTCCCACCCAGTAA